A window of the Amycolatopsis solani genome harbors these coding sequences:
- a CDS encoding nuclear transport factor 2 family protein gives MHDFVEHALDLLLKHDMAGFAGLWAEDGVLEFPFAAPGYPARVEGRDAIREYLRDYPNLLDIREVTAKTVHETTDPAVVVAEFTVAGVVVATQRPYELSYVAVITVEDGEIRRYRDYWSPQAAAELLGGADELTAAFTGGDRG, from the coding sequence ATGCACGACTTCGTCGAGCACGCGCTCGATCTGCTGCTGAAGCACGACATGGCCGGGTTCGCCGGGCTCTGGGCCGAGGACGGCGTCCTCGAGTTCCCGTTCGCCGCTCCGGGCTACCCGGCGCGCGTCGAAGGCCGGGACGCCATCCGCGAGTACCTGCGCGACTACCCGAACCTGCTGGACATCCGGGAGGTCACGGCCAAGACCGTGCACGAGACCACCGACCCGGCCGTGGTCGTCGCCGAGTTCACCGTCGCCGGCGTCGTCGTCGCGACGCAGCGGCCGTACGAGCTGTCGTACGTCGCCGTGATCACCGTCGAGGACGGCGAGATCCGCCGGTACCGCGACTACTGGAGCCCGCAGGCCGCGGCGGAGCTGCTCGGCGGCGCCGACGAGCTGACCGCGGCTTTCACCGGCGGTGACCGTGGCTGA
- a CDS encoding NmrA family NAD(P)-binding protein, with translation MADVLVVGGTGTTGRRVVAGLRAHGAEARAATRKPEEPGQVRFDWADRTTHAGALRGASAVYLVAPIGEVAPAGLVAPFVADALDAGVRRIVLLSSSAVTEDTPGLGELPRLVRTAPEWTVLRPSWFMQNFTGAHLVAQGVRDGEIVTATGDGRVAFVDAADIAAVAVRALTDPEPHNTEHVLTGPGALSYSEAASIIAARTGRPVRHRPVGTAEFAARLTASGIPAEFARVLAALDEDIRRGAEDRVTPVVERVAGRPARSFETFVEEEIR, from the coding sequence GTGGCTGACGTCCTGGTCGTCGGCGGCACCGGCACCACCGGCCGCCGGGTCGTCGCGGGCCTGCGCGCGCACGGCGCCGAGGCACGCGCGGCCACCCGCAAGCCGGAGGAGCCCGGGCAGGTCCGGTTCGACTGGGCCGACCGCACCACGCACGCCGGGGCCCTGCGCGGCGCTTCCGCCGTCTACCTCGTCGCGCCGATCGGCGAAGTCGCGCCCGCGGGACTGGTGGCGCCGTTCGTGGCGGACGCGCTCGACGCCGGGGTCCGCCGGATCGTGCTGCTGAGCTCGTCCGCCGTCACCGAGGACACGCCCGGTCTCGGCGAGCTGCCGCGGCTGGTGCGGACGGCTCCGGAGTGGACCGTGCTGCGGCCGTCGTGGTTCATGCAGAACTTCACCGGCGCGCACCTGGTGGCGCAGGGCGTGCGCGACGGCGAGATCGTCACCGCCACCGGTGACGGCCGGGTCGCGTTCGTCGACGCCGCCGACATCGCGGCGGTCGCCGTCCGCGCGCTGACCGACCCCGAACCGCACAACACCGAACACGTGCTGACCGGTCCTGGTGCGTTGAGCTATTCCGAAGCCGCATCGATCATCGCCGCCCGCACCGGGCGCCCGGTGCGCCACCGCCCGGTCGGCACGGCCGAGTTCGCGGCCCGCCTGACCGCGTCGGGCATTCCCGCCGAGTTCGCGCGCGTGCTCGCCGCGCTCGACGAAGACATCCGGCGCGGTGCCGAAGACCGCGTCACCCCCGTCGTCGAGCGGGTCGCCGGCCGGCCCGCTCGCTCGTTCGAAACCTTCGTGGAGGAAGAAATCCGATGA
- a CDS encoding alpha/beta hydrolase family protein, translating to MKQLMFEEDAQFWFETLRLFGHASYGGSDFGEVLAAASTVKPGDYDSWHDAYRGLADRLYAEAADAGPVTARDLLLRASTYYFSSEFFLHGDPADPRVAAAYDRSVECFRRAAVAEPVEIPYEGTVLRGYFYRAPGAGPKPVLLMHNGFDGSAEECHFMGAAGGAERGYHVLTFDGPGQPSAIRHENLVFRPDWEHVVTPVVDFALGLDGVDPDRVALLGISLGGMLAPRAAAFESRLAAVVAVDGVYDAGAAVVGFLPWDRAEIVRRAGAEHDEEFDAMLTAGRQASSTLRWACDHGRYVLGAATDREFVAKYLEYTLEGGIAERITCPALVCEAADDLFFGGEQETEPRRLYAHLNAPKTLLTFTAEEGADAHCHVGAQRLATGRVYDWLDRTLETVRPNG from the coding sequence ATGAAGCAGCTCATGTTCGAAGAAGACGCGCAGTTCTGGTTCGAGACCCTGCGCCTGTTCGGCCACGCGTCCTACGGCGGCTCGGACTTCGGCGAAGTCCTCGCGGCGGCGTCGACGGTGAAGCCGGGCGACTACGACAGCTGGCACGACGCCTACCGCGGCCTGGCGGACCGCCTGTACGCGGAAGCAGCAGACGCGGGCCCGGTGACCGCGCGCGACCTGCTGCTGCGCGCGTCGACGTACTACTTCTCGTCGGAATTCTTCCTGCACGGCGACCCGGCGGACCCGCGCGTCGCGGCGGCCTACGACCGCAGCGTCGAGTGCTTCCGGCGGGCCGCCGTCGCCGAGCCGGTCGAAATCCCGTACGAGGGAACGGTTTTGCGCGGCTACTTCTACCGCGCGCCGGGTGCCGGCCCGAAGCCGGTGCTGCTGATGCACAACGGTTTCGACGGCAGCGCCGAGGAATGCCACTTCATGGGCGCGGCCGGCGGTGCCGAGCGCGGCTACCACGTGCTGACGTTCGACGGCCCGGGCCAGCCCAGCGCGATCCGGCACGAGAACCTGGTGTTCCGGCCGGACTGGGAGCACGTCGTCACGCCGGTGGTGGACTTCGCCCTCGGCCTCGACGGCGTCGACCCGGACCGCGTGGCTCTGCTCGGCATCAGCCTCGGCGGCATGCTGGCCCCGCGCGCGGCGGCGTTCGAGTCCCGCCTGGCGGCGGTCGTCGCGGTGGACGGCGTGTACGACGCGGGCGCGGCGGTCGTCGGGTTCCTGCCCTGGGACCGCGCGGAGATCGTCCGCCGGGCGGGTGCGGAGCACGACGAAGAGTTCGACGCGATGCTCACCGCGGGCCGCCAGGCGAGCTCCACCCTGCGCTGGGCGTGCGACCACGGCCGGTACGTGCTGGGCGCGGCGACCGACCGCGAGTTCGTCGCGAAGTACCTCGAGTACACGCTGGAGGGCGGCATCGCGGAGCGGATCACGTGCCCGGCGCTGGTCTGCGAAGCGGCGGACGACCTGTTCTTCGGCGGCGAGCAGGAGACCGAGCCGCGGCGGCTGTACGCGCACCTGAACGCGCCGAAGACGCTGCTGACGTTCACCGCGGAGGAGGGCGCGGACGCCCACTGCCACGTCGGCGCCCAGCGCCTCGCGACCGGCCGGGTCTACGACTGGCTGGACCGGACCCTCGAAACGGTGCGGCCGAACGGGTGA
- a CDS encoding LysE family translocator — protein sequence MSLSTYAGFAAMMAFLAMMPGPDTMIVLKNALTGGARGGAWACTGITVANFLQGTAAALGLGAVLTRSQPVFETVKWLGAAYLVFLGVQALRGAWRGDYAALDDVRRARASRGRRFREGFLSNITNPKVIVLYLSVLPQFLTPSSTFADSLLLAYTVAALGLVWQVLLLFFVHRVRGWLQRRRVRRVMDGVTGTALVGFGAALALEG from the coding sequence ATGTCCCTGAGCACGTACGCGGGGTTCGCCGCGATGATGGCGTTCCTGGCGATGATGCCGGGCCCGGACACGATGATCGTGCTGAAGAACGCCCTGACCGGCGGCGCCCGCGGCGGCGCGTGGGCGTGCACGGGCATCACGGTCGCGAACTTCCTCCAGGGCACGGCGGCGGCCCTCGGCCTGGGCGCGGTGCTCACGCGGTCCCAGCCGGTGTTCGAAACGGTGAAGTGGCTCGGCGCGGCCTACCTGGTCTTCCTGGGCGTCCAGGCCCTGCGCGGCGCCTGGCGCGGCGATTACGCGGCCCTGGACGACGTCCGCCGCGCCCGCGCCTCCCGCGGCCGGCGCTTCCGCGAGGGGTTCCTCTCCAACATCACCAACCCCAAGGTGATCGTGCTGTACCTGTCGGTGCTGCCGCAGTTCCTGACCCCGTCGTCGACTTTCGCGGATTCGCTGCTCCTGGCGTACACGGTCGCGGCGCTGGGACTGGTGTGGCAGGTGCTGCTGCTGTTCTTCGTCCACCGCGTCCGGGGCTGGCTGCAGCGGCGCCGGGTCCGCCGGGTGATGGACGGCGTCACCGGCACCGCGCTCGTCGGCTTCGGGGCCGCGCTGGCCCTCGAAGGCTGA
- a CDS encoding LysE family translocator codes for MTWSVYGSYLVIVVLIVLAPGPDTMVMLKNALSGGFRGGLLASLGIFTGNAVQGSAAALGLGVLVARSQPVFLALKWVGAAYLVFLGFQALRGAWRGNYDVVEQAQRRKGGGFRRFREGFLSNITNPKVLVLYLSVLPQFLDPGRTTTWDALALAYTVAVLGVAWLLVLLAFVHRVRAWLERRRVRRTLDGVTGTALLGFGAVLALES; via the coding sequence GTGACGTGGAGCGTGTACGGGAGTTACCTGGTCATCGTGGTCCTGATCGTGCTGGCGCCGGGCCCCGACACGATGGTGATGCTCAAGAACGCGCTGTCCGGCGGGTTCCGGGGCGGGCTGCTCGCGTCGCTCGGCATCTTCACCGGCAACGCCGTGCAGGGCAGCGCCGCGGCGCTCGGGCTCGGCGTCCTCGTCGCGCGGTCGCAGCCGGTGTTCCTCGCGCTGAAGTGGGTCGGCGCGGCCTACCTCGTCTTCCTCGGTTTCCAGGCGCTGCGCGGGGCGTGGCGCGGCAACTACGACGTCGTCGAGCAGGCGCAGCGCCGCAAGGGCGGCGGCTTCCGGCGGTTCCGCGAAGGGTTCCTCTCCAACATCACTAACCCGAAGGTGCTGGTGCTGTACCTGTCGGTGCTCCCGCAGTTCCTCGACCCCGGGCGCACGACGACGTGGGACGCGCTGGCGCTGGCCTACACGGTCGCCGTGCTCGGCGTGGCGTGGCTGCTGGTGCTGCTGGCGTTCGTGCACCGCGTGCGCGCGTGGCTCGAGCGCCGCCGCGTCCGCCGTACGCTGGACGGCGTCACCGGCACCGCGCTGCTCGGCTTCGGCGCCGTCCTGGCCCTGGAGTCCTGA
- a CDS encoding PH domain-containing protein, with translation MSAGEIELLPGERVLWAGEPVQRPLYVAADGVIAPAGLVVTVAALWFLLTREPAGGTAVAAVVVLAAGLYGALGRSLVRYLALGRTTYAVTDSRIIARSGLFRLRERASDLAGLPAPVLKPGPSRTGTITFGTPGAVTLIGVGEPKRVRDLLTKAIDEAKARQAPPEPDTSEV, from the coding sequence ATGTCAGCAGGGGAAATCGAGCTTCTGCCCGGTGAGCGCGTGCTCTGGGCGGGAGAGCCGGTCCAGCGCCCGCTCTACGTCGCCGCGGACGGGGTGATCGCTCCCGCCGGACTCGTCGTCACCGTCGCCGCGCTCTGGTTCCTGCTCACGCGCGAGCCCGCCGGTGGCACCGCGGTCGCGGCCGTGGTCGTGCTGGCCGCCGGTCTGTACGGCGCCCTCGGCCGCTCGCTCGTCCGCTACCTCGCGCTCGGCCGCACGACGTACGCGGTGACGGACAGCCGGATCATCGCGCGCTCGGGCCTGTTCCGGCTGCGGGAGCGCGCCTCCGACCTGGCGGGCCTGCCGGCGCCGGTCCTCAAGCCCGGACCCTCGCGCACCGGCACGATCACGTTCGGCACGCCCGGCGCGGTGACGCTGATCGGCGTCGGCGAACCGAAGCGCGTGCGCGACCTGCTGACCAAGGCCATCGACGAGGCGAAGGCCCGCCAAGCCCCGCCGGAGCCGGACACTTCGGAAGTTTGA
- a CDS encoding protein meaA, translated as MPYPSDHERDRPWVMRTYAGHSSAAASNELYRRNLAKGQTGLSVAFDLPTQTGYDPDHQLSRGEVGKVGVPVSHIGDMRRLFDGIPLAEANTSMTINAPAMWLLALYVSVAREQAEAEGRDVDEVLAKLTGTTQNDIIKEYLSRGTYIFPPGPSLRLITDMIAWTVHHVPKWNPINICSYHLQEAGATPTQEVAYALCTAIAVLDAVRDSGQVDQADMAKVVARISFFVNAGVRFVEEMSKMRAFTALWDEITRDRYGVTDPKARRLRYGVQVNSLGLTEAQPENNVQRIVLEMLAVSLSRGARARAIQLPAWNEALGLPRPWDQQWALRMQQVLAFETDLLEYEDIFDGSHVIQAKVDEIMTGAREEIARVQDLGGAVAAVESGYMKSQLVTSLAEYRRGMENGERILVGVNKFETTEPSPLQAEGAKAIETIDPAVEKAAVTAIEEWRTGRDNDAVERSLAALKERARTTENLFEATVDCARAGVTTGEWSGALREVFGEYRAPTGVSAAPGGSGDPGIERVRERVRATEAELGERLRILVGKPGLDGHSNGAEQVAVRARDVGFEVVYQGIRLTPEQIVAAAVQEGVHVVGLSVLSGSHLEVVPNVVDGLRAAGAGDVPVIVGGIIPPDDAALLTERGIARVFTPKDYELTDIMAGIVDLVRERNGLS; from the coding sequence GTGCCGTACCCATCCGACCACGAGCGGGATCGTCCGTGGGTGATGCGCACGTACGCGGGGCACTCGTCCGCGGCCGCCTCGAACGAGCTCTACCGGCGCAACCTCGCCAAGGGGCAGACCGGGCTCTCGGTGGCCTTCGACCTGCCGACCCAGACCGGCTACGACCCGGACCACCAGCTTTCCCGCGGTGAGGTCGGCAAGGTCGGCGTGCCGGTGTCGCACATCGGCGACATGCGGCGGCTCTTCGACGGCATCCCGCTCGCCGAGGCGAACACGTCGATGACGATCAACGCGCCGGCCATGTGGCTGCTCGCGTTGTACGTCTCCGTGGCGCGCGAGCAGGCCGAAGCCGAAGGCCGGGACGTCGACGAGGTGCTCGCGAAGCTCACCGGCACCACGCAGAACGACATCATCAAGGAGTACCTGTCCCGCGGGACCTACATCTTCCCGCCGGGGCCGAGCCTGCGGCTGATCACCGACATGATCGCGTGGACCGTGCACCACGTGCCGAAGTGGAACCCGATCAACATCTGCAGCTACCACCTGCAGGAAGCCGGTGCGACGCCGACGCAGGAGGTCGCCTACGCGCTGTGCACCGCGATCGCCGTGCTCGACGCGGTCCGCGACTCCGGGCAGGTCGACCAGGCGGACATGGCCAAGGTCGTCGCGCGGATCTCGTTCTTCGTCAACGCCGGCGTGCGGTTCGTCGAGGAGATGTCCAAGATGCGCGCGTTCACCGCGCTCTGGGACGAGATCACGCGGGACCGTTACGGCGTAACGGATCCGAAGGCGCGCCGCCTGCGCTACGGCGTCCAGGTCAACTCGCTCGGGCTCACCGAAGCCCAGCCGGAGAACAACGTCCAGCGGATCGTGCTGGAGATGCTCGCGGTGTCGCTGTCGCGCGGCGCGCGGGCCCGCGCGATCCAGCTGCCCGCGTGGAACGAGGCGCTCGGCCTGCCCCGGCCGTGGGACCAGCAGTGGGCGCTGCGGATGCAGCAGGTGCTCGCGTTCGAGACCGACCTGCTGGAGTACGAGGACATCTTCGACGGCTCGCACGTCATCCAGGCCAAGGTCGACGAGATCATGACCGGCGCGCGCGAGGAGATCGCGCGCGTGCAGGACCTCGGCGGCGCGGTCGCCGCGGTCGAGAGCGGCTACATGAAGTCGCAGCTGGTCACCTCCCTCGCCGAGTACCGGCGCGGGATGGAGAACGGCGAGCGGATCCTGGTCGGCGTCAACAAGTTCGAGACGACCGAGCCGTCGCCGCTGCAGGCCGAGGGCGCGAAGGCGATCGAGACCATCGACCCCGCCGTCGAAAAAGCCGCCGTGACCGCGATCGAGGAGTGGCGCACCGGGCGCGACAACGACGCCGTCGAGCGGTCGCTGGCCGCGCTCAAGGAGCGCGCGCGGACGACGGAGAACCTCTTCGAGGCCACTGTGGACTGTGCGCGGGCCGGCGTCACCACCGGCGAGTGGTCCGGCGCGCTGCGCGAGGTGTTCGGCGAATACCGGGCGCCCACCGGGGTTTCCGCGGCGCCCGGTGGCAGCGGCGACCCGGGGATCGAGCGGGTGCGCGAGCGCGTCCGCGCCACCGAGGCGGAACTCGGCGAGCGGCTGCGGATCCTGGTCGGCAAGCCGGGCCTCGACGGGCACTCCAACGGCGCCGAGCAGGTCGCCGTCCGGGCGCGCGACGTCGGTTTCGAGGTCGTCTACCAGGGCATCCGGCTGACGCCCGAACAGATCGTCGCGGCCGCGGTGCAGGAGGGCGTGCACGTCGTCGGGCTGTCGGTGCTCTCCGGCTCGCACCTGGAAGTCGTCCCGAACGTCGTCGACGGCCTGCGGGCCGCCGGTGCCGGAGACGTGCCGGTGATCGTCGGCGGGATCATCCCGCCGGACGACGCCGCGCTGCTCACCGAACGCGGCATCGCCCGGGTGTTCACGCCCAAGGACTACGAGCTGACCGACATCATGGCGGGCATCGTCGACCTCGTGCGGGAGCGCAACGGGCTCAGCTGA
- a CDS encoding cysteine hydrolase family protein yields MTETALILIDVQRGFDDAAFWGPRNNPGAEANMKALLDAWQERRLPIVLVRHDSPKPGSPLRPGQPGNDFKPELDGARPDLVFGKKVNSAFIGDVDLDAWLRGRGITSFVVAGIQTNFCCETTARMGGNLGYDVTFALDATFTFDLPEVTADELYRVTAANLANQFATVKSTKDVLAALS; encoded by the coding sequence ATGACGGAAACGGCACTCATCCTGATCGACGTCCAGCGCGGGTTCGACGACGCGGCGTTCTGGGGCCCGCGCAACAACCCCGGCGCCGAAGCCAACATGAAGGCACTGCTCGACGCGTGGCAGGAACGGCGGCTGCCCATCGTGCTCGTGCGCCACGACTCGCCGAAACCGGGCTCGCCGCTGCGTCCCGGCCAGCCGGGCAACGACTTCAAGCCCGAACTCGACGGCGCACGACCGGACCTGGTGTTCGGCAAGAAGGTCAACTCGGCCTTCATCGGCGACGTCGACCTCGACGCGTGGCTGCGCGGGCGCGGCATCACGAGCTTCGTCGTGGCCGGGATCCAGACGAACTTCTGCTGCGAAACCACCGCCCGGATGGGCGGGAACCTCGGCTACGACGTGACTTTCGCGCTCGACGCCACGTTCACGTTCGACCTCCCGGAGGTCACGGCCGACGAGCTGTACCGCGTGACGGCGGCGAACCTGGCGAACCAGTTCGCCACCGTCAAGTCCACAAAGGACGTCCTGGCGGCGCTCAGCTGA
- a CDS encoding GlxA family transcriptional regulator, which produces MRTIGVLLLPGTRVFDLAVIGEVWGQDRTDSGIGPFTLRLCSPGRVRTAVSPFGDVAATHGLAGLDGCDLVLAPGRDDPLAPVPPAAVTAVRRAHRDGRTVAGLCSGAFTLAAAGLLDGRPATTHWRDLDALARVAPRADLQRDVLYTDDGGVLTSAGVVGGLDLCLYLVRRDHGADVAATLARRLVMPPVREGGQRQYVDSPVPSAAQPGLSSTMDWALARLGSGIGVEDLVGHARMSERTFHREFAAATGVTPGRWLRVQRVRLAQRLLETTQLPVERVAERSGLGTAANLRRRMHAEVGVGPDSYRRTFRRVTVGA; this is translated from the coding sequence ATGCGCACGATCGGCGTTCTGCTGCTGCCGGGCACCCGGGTGTTCGACCTCGCGGTGATCGGCGAGGTCTGGGGCCAGGACCGGACCGACAGCGGGATCGGCCCGTTCACCCTCCGGTTGTGCAGCCCGGGCCGGGTCCGGACGGCCGTCTCGCCGTTCGGTGACGTCGCGGCGACGCACGGCCTCGCCGGGCTCGACGGCTGCGACCTCGTGCTGGCGCCGGGCCGCGACGACCCGCTCGCGCCGGTGCCGCCCGCCGCCGTCACGGCGGTGCGCCGGGCCCACCGGGACGGGCGCACGGTCGCGGGCCTGTGCTCCGGCGCGTTCACGCTGGCCGCCGCCGGGCTGCTCGACGGCCGCCCGGCGACCACGCACTGGCGCGACCTCGACGCCCTCGCCCGCGTCGCGCCGCGGGCCGACCTCCAGCGTGACGTGCTCTACACCGACGACGGCGGCGTCCTGACCTCCGCCGGTGTCGTCGGCGGCCTCGACCTCTGCCTGTACCTGGTCCGGCGCGACCACGGCGCGGACGTCGCCGCCACGCTCGCCCGCCGCCTGGTGATGCCGCCGGTGCGGGAAGGCGGGCAGCGGCAGTACGTCGACAGCCCGGTGCCGTCCGCCGCCCAGCCGGGCTTGTCGTCCACAATGGACTGGGCGCTGGCGCGCCTGGGTTCCGGGATCGGCGTCGAAGACCTCGTGGGACACGCGCGGATGAGCGAGCGGACGTTCCACCGCGAGTTCGCGGCGGCCACCGGCGTCACGCCGGGGCGCTGGCTGCGCGTGCAGCGCGTCCGGCTCGCGCAGCGGCTGCTGGAGACGACGCAGTTGCCGGTCGAGCGCGTCGCGGAACGGTCCGGCCTGGGGACGGCGGCGAACCTGCGCCGCCGGATGCATGCCGAAGTCGGCGTCGGCCCCGACAGCTATCGGCGCACGTTCCGGCGGGTTACCGTCGGGGCATGA
- a CDS encoding enoyl-CoA hydratase-related protein, with protein sequence MTEYEHILVKRDDDTVTITMNRAARRNSLSADHLAELLAAFHEAGTSDATGIVLAGAGPVFSAGHDFGDVAARDLMGVRELLTLCTDLMKTMQSVPQVVIARVHGLATAAGCQLVASCDLAIAAESAGFALPGGKGGWFCHTPAVPVARAIGRKRLMELALTGDVVDAPTALEWGLVNRVVPDEQLDDAVAELLDRATRGSRASKAMGKVTLYAQLDRPEADAYAIALEVMAAASQLPGAREGMAAFLEKRKPAWPD encoded by the coding sequence ATGACCGAGTACGAGCACATCCTGGTCAAGCGCGACGACGACACCGTCACGATCACGATGAACCGCGCCGCGCGGCGCAACTCGCTGTCCGCGGACCACCTGGCGGAGCTGCTCGCGGCGTTCCACGAGGCCGGGACGTCCGACGCGACCGGCATCGTGCTGGCCGGCGCCGGCCCGGTGTTCTCCGCCGGCCACGACTTCGGCGACGTCGCCGCGCGCGACCTGATGGGCGTCCGCGAGCTGCTGACGCTGTGCACGGACCTGATGAAGACGATGCAGTCCGTGCCGCAGGTGGTCATCGCCCGGGTGCACGGCCTGGCCACGGCGGCCGGCTGCCAGCTCGTGGCGTCGTGCGACCTCGCGATCGCCGCCGAATCGGCGGGCTTCGCGCTCCCCGGCGGCAAAGGCGGCTGGTTCTGCCACACGCCGGCGGTGCCGGTGGCCCGCGCGATCGGCCGCAAACGGCTGATGGAGCTGGCGCTGACCGGCGACGTCGTCGACGCGCCCACCGCGTTGGAGTGGGGCCTGGTCAACCGGGTCGTCCCGGACGAGCAGCTCGACGACGCCGTCGCCGAGCTGCTGGACCGCGCGACGCGGGGCAGCCGGGCGAGCAAGGCGATGGGCAAGGTGACCCTCTACGCCCAGCTCGACCGGCCCGAGGCCGACGCGTACGCGATCGCGCTGGAGGTCATGGCCGCGGCGTCGCAGCTACCCGGCGCCCGTGAAGGCATGGCCGCGTTCCTGGAGAAGCGCAAGCCCGCGTGGCCCGACTGA
- a CDS encoding NUDIX domain-containing protein, translated as MDPIQRVASREVYRNNWMTVREDEIRRPDGSPGIFGVIDKPAYALVIAQDGDRFRLVEQFRYPVGARRWEFPQGTAPDRADVPPAELAARELREETGLRAGSMVALGQLDVAPGMSSQRGWVFLATDITEGEPERELEEQDMRSAWFPRGDVEKMILAGEITDAQSVAAWAQLMLYERLRP; from the coding sequence GTGGACCCCATTCAGCGTGTCGCGTCCCGCGAGGTGTACCGGAACAACTGGATGACCGTGCGCGAGGACGAAATCCGCCGCCCGGACGGCTCGCCGGGAATCTTCGGCGTGATCGACAAACCCGCGTACGCGCTCGTCATCGCCCAGGACGGCGACCGGTTCCGGCTGGTCGAACAGTTCCGCTACCCGGTCGGCGCGCGCCGCTGGGAGTTCCCGCAGGGCACCGCGCCCGACCGGGCCGACGTGCCGCCCGCCGAGCTCGCCGCGCGCGAGCTGCGGGAGGAGACCGGGCTGCGGGCCGGGTCGATGGTCGCGCTCGGCCAGCTCGACGTCGCCCCTGGCATGAGCAGCCAGCGCGGCTGGGTGTTCCTCGCCACGGACATCACCGAGGGCGAGCCCGAGCGCGAGCTCGAAGAGCAGGACATGCGCAGCGCGTGGTTCCCGCGCGGGGACGTCGAGAAGATGATCCTCGCCGGGGAAATCACCGACGCGCAGTCGGTCGCCGCGTGGGCCCAGCTCATGCTGTACGAGCGGCTCCGGCCTTGA
- the nucS gene encoding endonuclease NucS, with protein sequence MRLVIARCQVDYAGRLTAHLPMATRLLLVKSDGSVSVHSDDRAYKPLNWMSPPCWLIEDGKLWIVENKQGEKLVISIEEVFHDHTQALGAEPGLQKDGVEAHLQELLAEHIKTLGDGYTLVRREFPTAIGPVDIMARDADGGSVAVEIKRRGEIDGVEQLTRYLELLNRDPLLAPVQGVFAAQIIKPQARTLAEDRGIRCLTLDYDALRGIESDEFRLF encoded by the coding sequence GTGCGTCTCGTGATCGCGCGGTGCCAGGTCGACTACGCCGGCCGGCTCACCGCCCACCTGCCGATGGCCACCCGCCTGCTGCTCGTGAAGTCCGACGGCTCGGTGTCGGTCCACTCCGACGACCGCGCGTACAAGCCGTTGAACTGGATGAGCCCGCCCTGCTGGCTGATCGAGGACGGCAAGCTCTGGATCGTCGAGAACAAGCAGGGCGAGAAGCTGGTGATCTCGATCGAAGAGGTCTTCCACGACCACACCCAGGCCCTCGGCGCGGAACCGGGCTTGCAGAAGGACGGCGTCGAGGCGCACCTGCAGGAACTCCTGGCCGAGCACATCAAGACCCTCGGCGACGGCTACACCCTGGTCCGCCGCGAATTCCCGACGGCGATCGGCCCGGTCGACATCATGGCCCGCGACGCCGACGGCGGATCGGTCGCGGTGGAGATCAAGCGCCGCGGCGAAATCGACGGCGTCGAGCAGCTGACGCGGTACCTGGAGCTGCTCAACCGCGACCCCCTGCTGGCCCCGGTGCAGGGCGTGTTCGCGGCCCAGATCATCAAGCCGCAGGCCCGGACGCTCGCGGAAGACCGCGGAATCCGCTGCCTGACCCTGGACTACGACGCCCTGCGCGGCATCGAGTCCGACGAGTTCAGGTTGTTCTGA
- a CDS encoding DUF1653 domain-containing protein: MLPGRYVHYKGGEYEVLGVARHSETEEELVVYRALYGEQGLWVRPKVMFAETVVVDGTEVPRFRRVD; encoded by the coding sequence GTGCTTCCCGGGCGGTACGTCCACTACAAGGGCGGGGAGTACGAGGTGCTGGGCGTGGCCCGGCACAGCGAGACCGAAGAGGAACTCGTGGTGTACCGCGCGCTGTACGGCGAGCAGGGCCTGTGGGTGCGCCCGAAGGTGATGTTCGCCGAGACGGTGGTCGTGGACGGCACCGAGGTGCCGCGGTTCCGGCGCGTGGACTGA